The genomic region ATGGCTGCCCGCTCCCCGGGACCGTAAGGCAGCGCATCGAGCACCCGCCGGACGAGCTCCGGGTGCCGCTCATGGAAGACACCCCAGGCGAAGGAGCCGGGCTCGTCGATACGGATCACGGGAGCGGTGGGCACGGGCGAGTTCGTCTCTCTCGGGAGTAGCCGGTCCAGATCTGCGGTGAGCGACTGGAGGGTGGGGCTCAGCACCCGCCCGCGCCCCGCGCAAGCCGAGACCCGCGCAAGCCGAGACCCGCGCAAGCCGAGACCCGCGCAGGCCGGGCCTCGCGGGTGCGCTATCCCGGGAAGGCCAGTCGCCCCGGCGGGGGCAGCGTGGTCCCCTGGTGCAGCACCAGGGAGATCAGCTCCCGCTGCGAGTCCGTGAGGTTCGGGTCGGCGCAGTGCACCGTGCGGCCGTCCACCGTGATCGAGTAGTGGTAGCCGTCCGGCACCCCGTACGCACGGGTGCGCGAGGCCCCCGCGACCGCCTCGCGGGCCAGCGCGTGCACATGCGGCGCGTCGATCCGCGCCGCGGTGTCCAGCTCGGCCCGCGTGGTGCGTCCGGCGAAGCCGCCGGTCCTGGTCACCTCTATACGCATGGTTGCCAGTCTGCTACGGAGTGCGCCAGGACGGGGGGATTTCTCCCACAACGGTTGATTGTGGAACAACTACGTGTACTCACGGACGGTTGCTCGAAGGCTTCGACGCCTACTGGACGACCAGGCCGACCTGCTTCCAGGCGCCGGCCACCGCTTCCGTCACCGGCCCGTCGCCGAACCGGGACCGGGCGGCGGCCATGGTGGCCCGGGCGAAGGCGGTGAAGTCCGCGTCGGGCCGCAGCGTGCCGCAGGTGAGCGTGTCGTACCAGATCCGCCCGGCCCGTTCCCAGGCCGCGCCGCCGAGTTCGACCGCGAGCAGGTAGAACGCCCGGTTGGGGATCCCGGAGTTGATGTGCACGCCGCCCTCGTCCTCGGTGGTCTGCACATAGCGGTCCATCGAGGCGGGTTGCGGGTCGCGGCCCAGGCGCGGGTCGTCGTAGGCGGTGCCGGGCGCCTTCATGGAGCGCAGCGCGGTGCCCCTGATCCCCGGGCCGAGCAGGCCGGCGCCGATCAACCAGTCGGCGTCCGCGGCCTGTTGGCCGAGCGCGTACTGCTTGACCAGGGTGCCGAAGACGTCCGCGACCGACTCGTTGAGCGCCCCGGACTGCCCGTGGTACTCCAGCGCGGCGCTGTACTGGACCACTCCGTGGGTCAGTTCGTGGCCGATCACGTCCACGCAGCCGGTGAAGTCGCCGAAGACGATTCCGTCGCCGTCGCCGAAGACCATCCGGTGGCCGTCCCAGAAGGCGTTGTCGTACTTCTGCCCGTAGTGCACGGAGGCCTGCAGCGGCAGGCCTTCGCCGTCCACCGAGCGGCGGCCGTAGACCTC from Kitasatospora azatica KCTC 9699 harbors:
- a CDS encoding protealysin inhibitor emfourin, which encodes MRIEVTRTGGFAGRTTRAELDTAARIDAPHVHALAREAVAGASRTRAYGVPDGYHYSITVDGRTVHCADPNLTDSQRELISLVLHQGTTLPPPGRLAFPG
- a CDS encoding M4 family metallopeptidase, which codes for MTQLCTIIPPYLLDRLAESGIESARRSLETDAALRTARADALRLRAATPVGRPGRTIADAGHTQHLPGRTVRTEGGPPTADPAVNRAYDGLGATLALLLEVYGRRSVDGEGLPLQASVHYGQKYDNAFWDGHRMVFGDGDGIVFGDFTGCVDVIGHELTHGVVQYSAALEYHGQSGALNESVADVFGTLVKQYALGQQAADADWLIGAGLLGPGIRGTALRSMKAPGTAYDDPRLGRDPQPASMDRYVQTTEDEGGVHINSGIPNRAFYLLAVELGGAAWERAGRIWYDTLTCGTLRPDADFTAFARATMAAARSRFGDGPVTEAVAGAWKQVGLVVQ